Part of the Nicotiana sylvestris chromosome 2, ASM39365v2, whole genome shotgun sequence genome, cgatgaaacagacatcacctcccctatatatatgacctcacaccattcaaaacagtcaccaaacagcccaaacaacatcaataataaacatattgagcctcccaaaatagtccacacatagcctaatcactccatacatacgacgaccaccgtagtcgtgtcaaacaacctggaaatgttacgaataactatcagcccataaccctacatatatatggtgtttctccacacccttcctcctccaaaactccacaatatagtagtaaaatacgcagcccaacaacaacgcaaaacagtccacaaaacaataacattactaccaagcctttcgatatatatctcacaagttctagcttcaatggcttagccgcaacttggataatcttaaatacatatagagtaagaggttccttacctttatacagaaagaacaactccaatttgaccttaaatttccatgaaatatccctccaatgctgccacaacaacaaaaaagcgaaactagcgatcaattagtgtttttcggcactagaatcactttagaaggcttgaaatcacctaggattgatattaagaacatgagggagtatttacagaacataaaccctttaaaacaacctcccacacgagctgaaacgacacaaaaatgagcaacaacaagaagaacaagagacttactagcgccacggaattcccgacacttgatttgtgttgtttgcccttttttgggtcttgaatcttgagagaaccttgagaggatgttcctagggttctaaggtctgaaaatagtgaaaagaaatgacttaaaacgggttggaggcatcctatataggtccaaatatcttaaaccgacttagtgggccccatagagaggtgcttggcgcagtctcgcggaaacgcgaatatctctctactccgagatcatatcgatgaacggtttaatgcgttggaaactagactcatagatctttaatttggttagtagatcaccccgtaattccttgtaaattatgagaaaagattagaaacatttgacctaatgtttaagtaaaattatgaacctaagttgcgacaacttttgtcgacttttatttcataactcgtttgacttcaagacttatgatacggatattatatgattaaaataccttcataaatgacctcttgagtgtattaagcaccgctagattacctgaaaattcgagttacaacatccttgattcgtttaacttctaatactggttaatcacccttatacactcttgtatcacttaagaccaataggattgacttcttatcatctcaaagataattccttcttggatttatgttaactaatatatggcatgaactaacacatgtggatatgggttgtaacaaaacCAGTGTTTGAACGGAGTTCAGCCGTCGAGCTTGAATACTCTCGAACTAATTTGTGCTAGAGCAATTAAAATATAACAAGCTAATAAACAAGAATATGAACTAAAGAAAAAAGcattatattgctttgatatctCAGAGTGTAAGGTATCtacaaaatgattagaaccctttttatatagtagaggaatcctatctatggtacaattttaattacggaagtaaatcccatgattagcctaaacaaccgcccttgatttgatctgttccggGATTTCCGCCACGTTCTTCGACCGGTCACGGATATCTCGCTTTTCTGTTATTGCGCTTTACTCGAAGTCTGTCCTACTTGGTCTCGATCGCTACTTGCCTCTAACTCGATAGATACCTCGATTCTCGAACTCGGTACCTTGTCTTCGTATTCTGGTCTAATCTACTACGAGACTGACCTTCGTTGTGACCCTGTGATCTCGATCAAATAGTAAATTCGGATAGAcccgattttaaccgtatacaaatTAATGTGAAGAGTAAAAGACTTTTTAGGGATAcatacataagggtaattttgaaaaaacaaattaaattttttcttgattatatagaTAAATACTTATTttagaccaaaataaaaaatcaaattgatcacttattatgGATAGAGGATATTAATATTACCCTcccaaaaaagaaataaaaagtagTCTAGATACATGTGCAAGTTGAGCTTGTGCAACAAACACACAACTTTGGAGTACATAAATGTTTCCAAATCTTTTCTCGCTTTGAGAAAACACAAATGTACGCAtctagcccccccccccccccccccccccaaaaaaaaaaaaaaaagaaaataggagTTCTGATACTTACAAAAGTAGAAAGCAAATTCAGACAAGTCCAACTATAGGGGCGCAGACTATAAGCTGGCACAACACGTCCCCCTTCAACATATATAAACAGAAAATTCCTTAAAGAGAGATCTAAAGAAAATCAAAGTCAACAATGGGGCTATTCTCCTATACTGTAGCCGGCGGTGGATTCATTCTAATCGGCGCTTGGGAATCTTTAATCTCCTCCTCCGCTGCCCTGAAAAATTCATCACCGTCTTCCACTTCCCAATCGTTGACAGAGAAGCAAGCCCAAGATTCTGTTTTTTCTTCATTAATCACCTATGTATCAATCTTAATCCTTTCAATTCTCTTCATTCTCAATTCCCTTTTATCCCTTTTCGATGCACTTAACTCTAAAGATCAAATTGGTTCAGTGCTTCAATTGCAGGTAATTGcaatttctcttcttttcttgcTCTATTCGGTTTTAGGCTTAATGACCCACTTAAAAAAATCTTATCTTTTACCTTCCAAGATCCTCAATATGCTTTGCCTTTTTGCTTTTGCTGAGGAATTTTTGCTTTTTTACCTTCAAAAGAAAGACCCAAGTGGAGTTGAGAATCGTTACTATGATCTCTTGCTTGTGCCTATTACTATTTGTGCATTTTGTTCAATTCTTGAATTGAAAAATCCCAAATTGAAATATGCTAAATTGGGACGTGGGATTGGGTTAATCTTGCAAGGGATGTGGATTCTGCAAATGGGGTTTTCTTTTTTCTCTGATTTGATAGCACAAGGTTGCTCTTTGCATGAAAAGAGTAGAGGTAATTATACGGTTAAGTGTAAAGGTCATCCCGAGTACCATCGTGGTCGAGCTATTGCTACCCTTCAGTTCAATTGTCACCTTGCTCTTCTTGTGACTGTTATTGCTTTTGTATACTCAATTGTGTGTAAAAAGAATGGTATTGGCCGTGAACATATGCGGTATAGACCTATTGGAGTTGAGATGCAACACTTGGAAATGGATAGTCAAGGTCACTTTACGTTGGACTCTGATGAAGACGACGATGAGAATGGGATAAAAGAAGAGAGGAACGAGGAAATGCAAAAGGCGACTGTCGCAGTTCCTGAATCAGGAACTAATGGCTATCATAACCATCCTTGAGTTGAGGTAATCCATGGTTAGAATTTTTTGTTACTAGGTATAAGGATCTATTCTTTGCAAAGGTAGTTATGCTTTAGACATTGGGGTTCTCTTTGTAAAAAGGAGTTGAGAAAAAAAGGTCTTATGCTTTTTCTGTTTGGTGATTCTAGTTCAAATTATGGTATTGTGTTAGAAATTCTTTAAACCAATTTAAATATATTCTCGTTTGTTGTGTACGGAAGACTTGCTCTTTGATACTAATGATGAATAAAATTTTCTTATTCAATAGGAGCTTTACTATATTTCCAGTTCATAGTTCATTTTCTATATTTGGACTTTTAAATTGTAGATGAACTTTCTTGTAAAACTTTAGAGTTGAGGCTGTTGAGCTTCAACTTTTTCTAGACACTAGAAATTGCATAGATAAGTGAAGATCTTAGAAGTAATGCACTTCCTGTGAGCATCTCTAATTGAGCATGCTGTAGATAAGCAAGGAGAATTTGGTTTAATGGACATGACGTATCCATTCTATGTGGTGTTTCTAACAATTATGTAAAAAGATGAGGACACAATGCTTAAAATATACGGACAATCTCAGATGTCTATTATTTAAAACATGGCCACAATACAAGTTAACGCTTGCGTTAATGTTTTTAATCTTTCCTGACCCGAGGGTCTATCGGTAACAACCTCTCCGCCTTCttaaaggtaggggtaaggtctacttACACTACTctccccataccccacttgtgGAACTACACTGGGtatgttcttgttgttgttgttgcttgcgTTAATGTTTTCCCTTGAACATCCTCTCTACGTGTTTTCCTGAAACTGATTTTGAGAGATTTGAGCATACCAGTACTGGAAGAGTTTGGAAAAAGGAGAATAAGATCACGTAATAATGATGTTTTGGCTTAtatttataaaaagaaaaaaagatagtgATGCTTTGGATTCCACTATGTCTGCTCGATAATATAGTGTGGTTATATTTTTGATAAACATCTCTGACTGCTAGTTTGAATGCCATAATTTCTGATCTGGAAATATCTATATTACGCTGATAAAAACTATTCGAGTTATGCATTCTTTGGCCTAACATTTGTAATAGAGGTTTTGACTAGGCTGCCCACTTAATCCTGCTACAGCTGCTCTAGTGCCTCTTAGTTAACCAGCACAAATGGTCTACGCTATACCAATTAGATTTAGGTAGAAGGCAGCACGAAGCATGAGTGGTATCACCGTGTTCTGAATTACAAGAATTGGTTGTAATTTGGAATTTTGGATAACTTAAATGCATTTTGATGAACTATTGCCTTGATCCTGTTAGACAATCTTATCATATTCATAGGTTGGACATACTTATGTAACGTTTTTCCTCAAAAAGTATCTCTGATGATCATTGAGTAAAAGAAAGGTAGAATATTTTAGAGGCTTTAGATGATTTTAGTACTTTGCAGCTGGGCGTTATAAAGAGACTGGAGTTGCAGAGTTTCACTTTTCAGTCAGTGGTTTTACTTCTCGCCTCTAATCCAATTACATGATGATCTGACCATCTAAGAGAACTTGATTTTCTAAAATATTGCGTAAATCTGTTGATTTCCAATAGTACTCGATGAGGTTATCTTACTCTGTGGATGTGAATTCATGCACAAGGTTTAAACTGCATTAATCTACCAAAGTGAATCCATGTCTGGTTTATATTGAAAGGTTTTTACATGGTTACTACTCTCTGATTAAGGGGGGTGACTCACTAACTTCGTTGCATAGAAACTATGTTAGTAGGGATTACTATTGGCAATGGCACACTGCCGATCCTCGtgtttcctctctctctctctctctctctctctctcatggTGTTGGACCCAGCTTGTGCTACTCAACTATTTAATCGAAAACCTGTTACGTCCTACCAGCATAGTTACCAGATAATTCTGCTGATCAAAGCTTAGGCAGGTGAAGAGAAATCAGTTAACATTTTGTCTTTGCCAGGATTTGAACCTTGGCTTCCCATTATTTTCACTTACTTCATTGACTACTAGGTCACAACTTTAGGATGCCATGTTTTTGCGAGCTTCGATTTGAATGATGGTTGTTTAACAGCAACTGGTATCCTTTTTGTTTTCAACACCTCTGTTACACTTCAGTGATGGCACTACAGCATTCTACTTCTACTGCCTTTGTACTTCACCACTAATATATACATACTCTAGTACTtatagattaaaaaaaaaagctTCTGTAATCAGTTCAAATTTCACATCCTTAATCATTTGCTTGCTATTTGTTTGGTTATATTTGACATCAATAATTTCCGAGTGCATATACTCGAGTCAAGGTCAGTAAAGAACTAGAGATTAGTCCTACCATATATGATCTCTGGAAAATGAATATTAGCTTTGAATATACTAGCAAAAGATATTGGTTGCAGCATCTCCTGAACTTTGAAATCTTACCAACTAAGGTTGTGTAGGTGGTAAGTACTTGTACATCTTCAACCAAAGGCTTCGAGTTGGAGCCCTTTGGTATAGAGTCACTTTTGTTAGGGAGCGCTTTAATCCTGATGCGGTACCTTCTCAATGTTAATTTAGTCGGGCCCTAATATTGGTATCGAAAATCGGGGGCTTTTTCATCTATACCCGATTTTGGGGGCACAATTGAACCTATACCCactttgcaaaaaaattgcaagACTACCCACTTTACGatcaatttcaaacttatcgggtctgaagttaaaaaaaattagtctgaagtgaaaaaattgcacttcggatgcacttaaggccaaataggtttGAAGTGCGACCAATGGTtttatgcacttaaggccaataagtcttGAAGCGAACAATTGCACTTTAGATGCATTTAAGGCCAAAAAGTCTGAAGTGCAACAAATGTTTTCTACACTTAAagccaataagtctgaagtgaaaaattgcacttcagatgcacttaatgCTAAAAGGTTTGAAGCGCAACCAACgttttcatgcacttaaggccgAATAGGCCTGAAGTGCAAATTACACTGAAACAGAAATTTGTTCTTCGAATTTTAACAATCCAATATACGATTTAATACCTAAATCTCCTCCAAATGaactcaaatttgaaacataattTCCAAATATCATCAAGAACAAACCTCAATCATCAATGTGTCAAAACATCAATAAATCTAACGAATCCGTTTTGTAATTAAGAAAAGGAATAAGAAGAAACCCTAagcaatagtaaaaaataaagcGCCACAACAACTCACCACTGTAAAATATCATAAACTACCTTAAAATATGTTCACAAACACCATACAAAATCACTGTTACCCGAGTTGTTTAAACAGTATgtacaaattaaaaaaatttaaaaagtaggTACAGGTTAAATGGGAGCAACCAACTAAGACGTTCCGTGTAATTTTACCAGAAATCGGGTGGGAAACTAAAAAATGTTGGCTGTTCATTCGAATTACCTGCAACGAACGTAGAAGTTGTTGATAAACCTGTATTTAGTTGCCGTCTATTATATATGCCTGGAGTACCTCGTTATTGGATCTTTGTTTAATTTCGTGTTCACTTTCTGCAAATTATTTTTTATACCAAATTATTATTCATCAACTCTTCTAATCCTAAAATAGTGCTAATATTTGCCACAATCACGAACACAATTTTCACGTTTATATTCTTTAGTATACTTAGCTTCAAACCAAAGAAATTGTTTTGATGAACCTGTCTGAGTAGTAGTAGAACCATAGAAGTGTCATTTTGGCTAGTTGGTCAAATTTGGGCTAGATTGTATTGAAGTGGTCATGATTTAAAATTTGGTCAGGAAAATGGTGTTGGGTcaatttgggcctaatgtgttatAACCTAACCCATTCTATCAAAACCATCTTCTTATTTGCTTGTTTGTTTTTTAGTATTcttaccaaatcaaaccaataatAGCTCTGTTTTTATTATAGAGGGAGCAGTAAACAAAcggtttttttattttattaaagtgACTAAGTATTTTGGTTATTGATAGAAgctaagggtccaccaaactatatagagaaccaggttctctattagTTTCCACAGAACACACACATCAATAATTAAATAACATAATagagttttacgtggaaaactcccaACTCACGAGATTAAAAACTATGACCTACCctcgtaggatttcaacttcactactgagcaaactTCATATTACAAACTATTGTAACATAgaaattaacctcttaatccctcactaacttggaATAACTCTATCACAAGCCCCTTTGAAATACTCTATTACAAAGCTTACAACTCGATTAACTCTAGCCAAAACACAAACACAAGGTTTATGGTTTTTCAAAAGTTTTCTACACAATGgttctaactaagctaagtaggaattacaaatGAAACACTTTAACAAAGGTGCAACGCAACTAAGGACATATAATGACTCAATGCAGAAAACTGGTCCTTTGTTATGTTGTTCTTTGTTTTTGATGCCCTTGATAGTCACCTGCAAGATTGCGACACACTTGAGAGAAAGCTTGCTGAATTCTAGAATGTGCAAGTGTGATGTTTTTTCTTTGCTTCATGTTAATATTGCATAAGTGACATCATTGAATGATGCAAGCATGTTTGGTACAAGGACATTTCCCATAAAGTAATTGTTGCACTGTTTGCATTGTTGCGTGTGTGCAGAGCAACAGTTACAGTGATTTTACAGCTGTGGGGATTGACTGATACAATCAGCAAGGGAATTGATGTCCATCTGTACTCTGAAATGTTGAAACATGTCGTCGACTTGAGATTTGTTATTCTTGAGTACTTGAGGATGTGGAACAGATTCCCCAAATAATTTttaatagtaagtttgttagatcatcaaagtATAACAGGATGCGTAACTTATCCGTCATTTGGACTATGCCCCCATATGAGTTATGACTGATAGAGTCCTCTCATAAGGAAAAAGAATGTCACAGTCAATAATGTAACACTCCTTATATTAATAAAAGTTTCGAGACacgttaattatataattaaattattattattattattttcttgcctatagtgaatatatatatatatgtgtgtgtgtgtgtctacacacacttaaataattggatatacaattagaaaaatattaataattttaataatattacttattaaaagtgggtatcattaattattagttaagtttaaaaaaaaaagtaaaagacttAAAATTGGGCTTAAAGCCCATAGAATAGGTTGGACGTAAGATAAGGAAAAGGGCTTAAAGCGTGGCACAAAAAGGGGGCAAAGGAAGTGGGTTTCAAAGAAATATAAAGCAACAATTCAATAATTAGACTAAGGGCCGAAGCAATAAGTTCCAGCGACCATTCACGTAGACAATCCAATTTCTAGGGTTCTTTACAATTCATTAATTCTTGCACTCAGGTATATAAAATTTCTTGTTGTCAATTACCCTACAGTAGTAataggtaagaattgaatagttaattccCTTCCTTCTCTGTATCAACAGTAAATCCCATGTTTAGGTGTGAAACtttgaaattaattaaaatgcactGTTTGTTGTAGAATCAATTGTTTGATGGGTATAAATTGGATTGGGGTCTACGTATTGGCTCAAGGAgtattgaggtgagttgatataaccctttactaaagtggtttaacttaCAAAAG contains:
- the LOC104211408 gene encoding uncharacterized protein, coding for MGLFSYTVAGGGFILIGAWESLISSSAALKNSSPSSTSQSLTEKQAQDSVFSSLITYVSILILSILFILNSLLSLFDALNSKDQIGSVLQLQVIAISLLFLLYSVLGLMTHLKKSYLLPSKILNMLCLFAFAEEFLLFYLQKKDPSGVENRYYDLLLVPITICAFCSILELKNPKLKYAKLGRGIGLILQGMWILQMGFSFFSDLIAQGCSLHEKSRGNYTVKCKGHPEYHRGRAIATLQFNCHLALLVTVIAFVYSIVCKKNGIGREHMRYRPIGVEMQHLEMDSQGHFTLDSDEDDDENGIKEERNEEMQKATVAVPESGTNGYHNHP